A window of the Natronomonas salina genome harbors these coding sequences:
- a CDS encoding glycosyltransferase, producing the protein MTGYLTRAAEYGGYCTATVGLLAFGFVTGQNVQSVTLDLLVATVRIVLLEAVSSAIGFAVFGTVTGLLLLREVRTEPEEPSHEGPPVTAIVPVYRDANVLANSVESLAAAAYEDLRVVVVGEHDDAASRREALRLADEYDRVEWLENGYAGSKAGAINYAVERAETDHFVVFDADEVVDEAFVSAAMERLVGDYEVFQGRRVPQPTGPIETVAYCERVLFQAGYKLVELIGFRNCRSSSTAFTREAFETVGGYDDVLTEDLDFSHKIYRAGVPVARARYRTNEMEAPHTLRDLWGQRKRWRIGQVEVLHRTLRELVRSPRNPRAYVSTIRIVSSLLGSIFLLTLVSKFVLLLLLDLELFNLLPLAAILGTVAAVAAVDRRNGDIDGLSVSWFATPLVYPFFGLMTIKSVLEYLFSWEGEWYHVEKLGQ; encoded by the coding sequence ATGACGGGCTACCTCACCCGGGCCGCCGAGTACGGCGGGTACTGCACCGCCACTGTCGGGCTACTCGCCTTCGGCTTCGTCACCGGTCAGAACGTCCAGTCGGTTACACTCGATCTATTGGTGGCGACGGTGCGGATCGTCCTGCTGGAGGCCGTCTCGTCGGCCATCGGCTTCGCGGTCTTCGGGACCGTCACCGGACTTCTGCTCCTCCGCGAGGTACGGACCGAACCGGAGGAACCGAGCCACGAGGGGCCGCCCGTGACCGCCATCGTCCCCGTCTACCGCGACGCGAACGTGCTGGCCAACAGCGTCGAGAGCCTCGCGGCCGCCGCCTACGAGGACCTCCGCGTGGTCGTCGTCGGCGAACACGACGACGCGGCGAGCCGCCGGGAGGCCCTGCGGCTGGCCGACGAGTACGACCGCGTCGAGTGGCTCGAGAACGGCTACGCGGGGTCGAAAGCCGGCGCCATCAACTACGCCGTCGAGCGCGCCGAGACCGACCACTTCGTGGTGTTCGACGCCGACGAGGTCGTCGACGAGGCGTTCGTCTCCGCGGCGATGGAGCGGCTCGTCGGCGACTACGAGGTCTTCCAGGGGCGCCGCGTCCCCCAGCCGACCGGCCCCATCGAGACGGTCGCCTACTGCGAGCGCGTCCTCTTCCAGGCCGGCTACAAGCTGGTCGAGCTGATCGGCTTCCGGAACTGCCGCAGCTCCTCGACGGCGTTCACCCGCGAGGCCTTCGAGACCGTCGGCGGCTACGACGACGTCCTCACCGAGGACCTGGACTTCTCCCACAAGATCTACCGCGCCGGCGTCCCCGTCGCCCGGGCGCGGTACCGCACCAACGAGATGGAGGCGCCGCACACCCTCCGGGACCTCTGGGGGCAGCGGAAGCGCTGGCGGATCGGCCAGGTCGAGGTGCTCCACCGCACGCTCCGCGAGCTGGTCCGGTCGCCGAGGAACCCCCGGGCTTACGTCTCGACGATCCGCATCGTCTCCAGCCTGCTGGGGAGCATCTTCCTGCTGACGCTCGTCTCGAAGTTCGTCCTCCTGCTCCTGCTGGACCTCGAGCTGTTCAACCTGCTGCCGCTGGCGGCCATCCTGGGGACTGTCGCCGCGGTCGCCGCCGTCGATCGCCGGAACGGCGACATCGACGGCCTCTCGGTCAGCTGGTTCGCCACGCCGCTGGTCTACCCCTTCTTCGGACTGATGACGATCAAGTCCGTCCTCGAGTACCTGTTCAGCTGGGAGGGCGAGTGGTACCACGTCGAGAAGCTGGGCCAGTAG
- a CDS encoding class I adenylate-forming enzyme family protein, whose protein sequence is MTNLVTDIGETAAASPDATAIGYRGREITYEEFWSQAGRFAQALADAGVEPGDRVGIYLPNLPQYVVAFHGILRAGGIVVPMNPQYKSREIEHLLGDSGAVAVVALADLVPQVREVQDDTDVHTVVSVGDAEGATEFDDFLADGELDVVDRDDDDVACQPYTSGTTGTPKGVLLTHGNLAFEARASPKIHDGMNREDKVLGVLPLFHIYGMTVTMLATLYEGGSFWPLPEWDATEALELIESEGMTIVHGVPAMFNDVVNQPDADEYSLETVRFANAGGSSLPLEVMRRFEELYEPKLLEGYGLTETAPVTHANRPDDRRAGSIGKPLPGVESKVVDHNFEEVEPVPEGPVDDETELDEVVGEIVIHGPNVMKEYYERPEANEESFTYEDREAQGASDGSSEERSDSRDGKRWFHSGDLGYYDEDGFFYIVDREKHMIVSGGYNIYPREVEELLFEHPDVADAAVVGVPDERRGETVTAFVVTQPDVDVTEEEIKQYCLDNLAAYKHPRTVNFVDELPRTTTGKVQKFELEDFE, encoded by the coding sequence ATGACGAATCTCGTCACGGATATCGGAGAGACCGCCGCGGCGTCGCCCGACGCGACGGCGATCGGCTACCGCGGTCGGGAGATAACCTACGAGGAGTTCTGGTCGCAGGCGGGCCGCTTCGCGCAGGCGCTCGCGGACGCCGGCGTCGAACCCGGCGACCGCGTCGGGATCTACCTGCCGAACCTCCCGCAGTACGTCGTCGCGTTCCACGGCATCCTGCGGGCGGGCGGCATCGTGGTCCCGATGAACCCCCAGTACAAGTCCCGGGAGATCGAGCACCTGCTCGGCGACTCCGGCGCCGTCGCGGTCGTCGCGCTGGCCGACCTCGTCCCGCAGGTCCGGGAGGTCCAGGACGACACGGACGTCCACACCGTCGTCAGCGTCGGCGACGCCGAGGGCGCCACCGAGTTCGACGACTTCCTCGCCGACGGCGAACTCGACGTCGTCGACCGTGACGACGACGACGTCGCCTGCCAGCCGTACACCTCGGGGACGACCGGCACGCCGAAGGGCGTCCTCCTCACGCACGGCAACCTCGCCTTCGAGGCGCGGGCCTCCCCGAAGATCCACGACGGCATGAACCGCGAGGACAAGGTCCTCGGCGTCCTCCCGCTGTTCCACATCTACGGGATGACGGTGACGATGCTGGCGACCCTCTACGAGGGCGGGAGCTTCTGGCCGCTGCCCGAGTGGGACGCCACGGAGGCCCTCGAGCTCATCGAGTCGGAGGGCATGACCATCGTCCACGGCGTCCCCGCGATGTTCAACGACGTCGTCAACCAGCCGGACGCCGACGAGTACAGCCTCGAGACGGTCCGGTTCGCCAACGCCGGCGGGTCGAGTCTGCCGCTGGAGGTCATGCGGCGCTTCGAGGAGCTCTACGAGCCGAAGCTGCTGGAGGGGTACGGCCTCACGGAGACGGCGCCGGTCACCCACGCGAACCGCCCCGACGACCGCCGGGCGGGCTCGATCGGCAAGCCGCTGCCCGGCGTCGAGTCGAAGGTCGTCGACCACAACTTCGAGGAGGTCGAACCGGTCCCGGAGGGCCCCGTCGACGACGAGACCGAACTCGACGAGGTCGTCGGCGAGATCGTCATCCACGGCCCGAACGTGATGAAGGAGTACTACGAGCGCCCGGAGGCCAACGAGGAGTCGTTCACGTACGAGGACCGCGAGGCGCAAGGCGCCTCGGACGGGTCGAGCGAGGAGCGGAGCGACTCGAGAGACGGCAAGCGCTGGTTCCACTCCGGCGACCTCGGCTACTACGACGAGGACGGCTTCTTCTACATCGTCGACCGCGAGAAGCACATGATCGTCAGCGGCGGCTACAACATCTACCCCCGCGAGGTCGAGGAGCTGCTCTTCGAGCACCCCGACGTCGCCGACGCCGCCGTCGTGGGCGTCCCCGACGAGCGCCGCGGCGAGACCGTCACCGCCTTCGTCGTCACCCAGCCCGACGTCGACGTGACCGAAGAGGAGATCAAGCAGTACTGCCTCGACAACCTCGCGGCGTACAAGCACCCCCGGACGGTGAACTTCGTCGACGAACTGCCGCGGACGACGACCGGCAAGGTCCAGAAGTTCGAGCTGGAGGACTTCGAGTGA
- a CDS encoding helix-turn-helix domain-containing protein: MVHRELLAVLLVCCLGVSLVGAQPALAGDGSGTTFHGADSDGLIQENLTDGLIQQDSDDGSDTREGTETETADGETGEDGADSDDGDGESDDNESDDEDGWGGHSDNESDDDGWGDDSDDDHRWGEQRENESDNESSDSDGEVWNSEGRNESDTESDGENSSDNDSDADAGEGWVNGSSDGEENGTDAGNETGNSTTSVNGTLDEFLLDDVTDIVLGVGDVTTNVTADLTGNATNDTGLTRGEMNDWTTDRDVDDDAETRPSSGLERIVDDGLDGTLEAERFDELSAFVDGDGDRSATAGIERLVTSLESESVVVSKVVSIIAGSPVEDDDQQPSTATGNEGAAEKKTGSNEDQTGARDSSIPLAASDDGDDERSDENDTAGADSGDDGGEAPAGGPGEGAALLVLVGYLGGGRVAMNQTAMLASMGQPGLLGTLKHSIASHVGGLSDRILPPVFGYSRHDSSDPLENDTRAQIFELVEESPGIYYAQLAEETDVTVETVRYHCRILADEGLLERRKLRGRQRLYPVSMDDDDPELAAAMADSAASDVLSAIERREPTTLSAVADAVGCAPSTVSYHLDRLEEDGLVSRERDGGSVRIRLRRATKSALQGSVADD, translated from the coding sequence ATGGTCCACCGTGAACTCCTCGCCGTCCTCCTCGTCTGCTGTCTCGGCGTGTCGCTGGTCGGCGCCCAGCCGGCGCTGGCCGGCGACGGATCGGGAACGACGTTCCACGGAGCCGACTCGGACGGACTAATCCAGGAGAACCTGACGGACGGGCTGATTCAACAGGACTCCGACGATGGAAGCGATACGCGCGAGGGGACCGAAACCGAAACGGCCGACGGGGAGACTGGCGAAGACGGAGCTGATTCGGACGACGGGGACGGGGAGAGCGACGACAACGAGTCGGACGACGAGGACGGATGGGGTGGCCACAGCGACAACGAATCGGACGACGATGGGTGGGGCGACGATTCCGACGACGACCATCGCTGGGGCGAGCAGCGCGAGAACGAATCAGATAACGAGAGTTCGGACTCCGACGGGGAGGTGTGGAACTCCGAAGGTCGCAACGAGAGCGACACGGAATCCGACGGCGAGAACTCGAGCGACAACGACAGTGATGCGGACGCCGGCGAGGGATGGGTCAACGGGTCATCGGACGGGGAGGAGAACGGAACCGACGCCGGTAACGAGACAGGAAACTCGACGACCAGCGTCAACGGGACGCTAGACGAGTTCCTCCTCGACGACGTGACCGACATCGTCCTCGGCGTGGGCGACGTGACGACGAACGTCACGGCGGACCTGACCGGCAACGCCACCAACGACACGGGCCTGACGAGGGGCGAGATGAACGATTGGACGACTGATCGCGACGTCGACGACGATGCCGAGACACGTCCGTCGTCGGGCCTCGAGCGGATCGTAGACGACGGGCTGGATGGGACGCTCGAAGCCGAGCGGTTCGACGAACTGTCGGCGTTCGTCGACGGGGACGGCGACCGTAGCGCCACCGCCGGGATCGAGCGGCTGGTCACATCGCTGGAGTCGGAGAGCGTCGTCGTCTCGAAAGTCGTGTCCATAATCGCGGGCTCCCCGGTCGAAGACGACGACCAACAGCCATCGACCGCCACTGGAAACGAGGGGGCTGCGGAGAAGAAGACCGGCAGCAACGAGGACCAGACGGGCGCGCGCGACAGTTCGATTCCGCTCGCTGCGAGCGACGACGGCGACGACGAGCGATCCGACGAAAACGATACGGCCGGTGCCGACTCGGGCGACGACGGCGGGGAAGCGCCCGCAGGTGGTCCCGGCGAGGGAGCCGCGCTGCTGGTGCTCGTCGGTTACCTCGGCGGCGGTCGAGTGGCGATGAACCAGACGGCCATGCTGGCCTCGATGGGGCAGCCGGGACTGCTGGGGACGCTCAAGCACTCGATCGCCTCGCACGTCGGCGGGCTGTCCGACCGGATCCTCCCGCCGGTGTTCGGGTACAGTCGACACGATAGCTCGGACCCGCTGGAGAACGATACGCGGGCGCAGATCTTCGAGCTGGTCGAGGAATCGCCGGGGATCTACTACGCGCAACTGGCGGAGGAGACCGACGTCACCGTCGAGACGGTCCGGTATCACTGCCGCATCCTGGCCGACGAGGGGCTCCTCGAGCGCCGCAAGCTTCGCGGCCGCCAGCGGCTCTACCCCGTGTCGATGGACGACGACGACCCCGAGCTCGCGGCGGCGATGGCCGACTCCGCGGCGTCGGACGTCCTCTCGGCCATCGAGCGCCGGGAACCGACGACGCTCTCGGCCGTGGCCGACGCCGTCGGCTGCGCCCCGAGCACCGTCTCCTACCACCTCGACCGCCTGGAGGAGGACGGCCTCGTCTCGCGGGAACGCGACGGCGGCTCGGTCCGCATCCGCCTGCGGCGCGCCACCAAGTCCGCGCTCCAGGGCAGCGTCGCCGACGACTGA
- a CDS encoding CynX/NimT family MFS transporter produces the protein MVRPPTRVENAALLSLGGLGYGALLFVWFALPASLQPIIDELGLTGTQAGILAGAVPLTYIPIGLASGLVVDRLGARVGVGAGVALAGVAQVGRAYAPGFASMLALTLVLGVGATGITFGMPKLASELYPSDRVGRAASVYLIGSYAGSASVFATGRSILVPALGGWRPLFLASGLGTLGVAAVWAAAAWHVPPGSHETDDQGTFSLASLTDDLRAVLGHRDLRLLVLLGTMYLFVLHGTQGWLVTILERRGVDPGLAGSVTSLLVVGQTAGVLAVPVVAERLDRKRESLVVCGVLSSLGAVGLLAEPAVVLLLVVPVVLVGFGMGGLSPLIRAIPVELDGIGPGLTGTAVGMIFAVGEIGGFLGPVVIGALRDATGSFTPGLLFVAVGALVAAGAGAAMSELD, from the coding sequence ATGGTCCGGCCGCCGACTCGGGTCGAGAACGCCGCCCTCCTCTCGCTCGGCGGGCTGGGATACGGAGCGCTGCTGTTCGTCTGGTTCGCGCTGCCCGCGTCGCTCCAGCCCATCATCGACGAACTCGGGCTGACGGGGACGCAGGCCGGCATCCTGGCCGGCGCGGTCCCGCTGACGTACATCCCCATCGGCCTGGCCAGCGGCCTGGTCGTCGACCGCCTCGGCGCGCGGGTCGGCGTCGGCGCGGGCGTCGCGCTCGCGGGCGTCGCACAGGTCGGCCGCGCCTACGCCCCCGGGTTCGCCTCGATGCTCGCGCTCACGCTGGTACTGGGCGTCGGCGCGACGGGCATCACATTCGGGATGCCGAAGCTCGCCTCCGAACTGTACCCCTCCGACCGGGTCGGGCGAGCGGCGTCGGTCTACCTGATCGGTTCCTACGCCGGCAGCGCGAGCGTCTTCGCGACCGGGCGGTCGATCCTCGTGCCGGCGCTTGGCGGCTGGCGGCCCCTCTTCCTCGCGAGCGGCCTCGGGACGCTCGGGGTCGCCGCCGTCTGGGCCGCCGCCGCGTGGCACGTCCCGCCCGGGAGCCACGAGACGGACGACCAGGGGACCTTCTCGCTGGCCTCGCTGACCGACGACCTCCGGGCGGTCCTCGGGCACCGCGACCTCCGGCTGCTCGTCCTCCTGGGGACGATGTACCTGTTCGTCCTCCACGGGACCCAGGGCTGGCTCGTCACGATCCTCGAGCGGCGGGGCGTCGACCCCGGCCTCGCGGGCTCGGTCACCAGCCTGCTCGTCGTCGGCCAGACCGCCGGCGTCCTGGCGGTCCCGGTCGTCGCCGAGCGGCTCGACCGCAAGCGCGAGTCGCTCGTCGTCTGCGGCGTGCTCTCGAGCCTCGGCGCGGTCGGGCTGCTCGCCGAGCCCGCGGTGGTCTTGCTGCTAGTCGTCCCCGTCGTGCTCGTCGGGTTCGGGATGGGCGGCCTCTCGCCGCTCATCCGGGCCATCCCGGTCGAACTGGACGGGATCGGCCCCGGCCTCACCGGAACGGCGGTGGGGATGATCTTCGCCGTCGGCGAGATCGGCGGCTTCCTCGGGCCGGTCGTCATCGGCGCGCTGCGGGACGCCACCGGCTCGTTCACGCCGGGCCTGCTGTTCGTCGCGGTCGGCGCGCTCGTCGCCGCCGGCGCCGGGGCGGCGATGTCGGAACTGGACTGA
- a CDS encoding enoyl-CoA hydratase/isomerase family protein, with product MSLYEAEYETIRVESPTDHLAHVVLNRPDDLNTVSDGMLDDLDDLVDDLEDADVDEARAVLLTGAGEKAFSAGADLGGGAMDPREAVEHSRRGKTVFGRFRELDLPVVAGIDGYCLGGGFELSMCADLRVASDAAEFGLPEHNRGLLPGWGGTQRLQQLIGQSAAKQIVFTADRFDADRMYEFGYLTEVYDDEAFDDRVVEFADGIARGPPIAQRYTKRAMREGYENLDAGLELESHAFGYLLGTEDLMEGITAFMQDREPEFEGK from the coding sequence ATGAGCCTCTACGAGGCCGAGTACGAGACGATCCGCGTCGAATCGCCGACCGACCACCTCGCCCACGTCGTCCTCAACCGGCCCGACGACCTCAACACGGTCAGCGACGGGATGCTCGACGACCTCGACGACCTCGTCGACGACCTCGAGGACGCCGACGTCGACGAGGCCCGCGCGGTCCTGCTCACCGGCGCCGGCGAGAAGGCGTTCTCGGCGGGCGCGGACCTCGGCGGCGGGGCGATGGACCCCCGCGAGGCCGTCGAGCACTCCCGCCGCGGGAAGACGGTCTTCGGGCGGTTCCGCGAACTCGACCTGCCGGTCGTCGCCGGCATCGACGGCTACTGCCTGGGCGGCGGCTTCGAACTCTCGATGTGCGCCGACCTCCGGGTGGCCAGCGACGCCGCGGAGTTCGGCCTGCCCGAGCACAACCGCGGGCTGCTGCCGGGCTGGGGCGGCACCCAGCGCCTCCAGCAGCTCATCGGGCAGAGCGCCGCCAAGCAGATCGTCTTCACCGCCGACCGGTTCGACGCCGACCGGATGTACGAGTTCGGCTACCTGACCGAGGTCTACGACGACGAGGCGTTCGACGACCGGGTCGTCGAGTTCGCCGACGGGATCGCCCGCGGCCCGCCGATCGCCCAGCGGTACACCAAGCGCGCGATGCGGGAGGGCTACGAGAACCTCGACGCCGGCCTCGAACTGGAGTCCCACGCCTTCGGGTACCTGCTCGGCACCGAGGACCTCATGGAGGGCATCACCGCCTTCATGCAGGACCGGGAGCCGGAGTTCGAAGGGAAGTAG
- a CDS encoding GMC family oxidoreductase N-terminal domain-containing protein — translation MRERTTDVVVVGAGGDGPALAWRLGQLGVDVTVLEAGPFYGNERWEAPNDAPGGESTTDPSDLSGELLDEQFTSREGDMNDPVSGKLRWGPADSDRPPWQRTVPQQALISQLSGVGGTTQHYYANHPRAFVPSIDEQPHWPIDYADLVPYYQHLEDAHPIEPAPTTPKGEAFFEGARRAGYDLNDGYNVTDAGYRPFPNAITQPDERLRRDAEETEEDEPVAQDGGTTDPDGSDPATGGRVNEQYRYPDFEGDTLAMHEHQGGPQPRGAPVRERAKRASNVSLVPRALDTGNVEIRPNAFATEVLTEGGPGSVEATGVEFRDTWAGTTERVYADTVVLAAGCVETPRLWLNSGLPDNGWVGRGLTTHWFDFVAGTFDPETLEDRIGQPAVEPHQGQAAGSRLDVPGTGGIAVNTFAPGITAMAMYAAGQGDFHFDRDTAGEPWDSAGRLAGRDLKEQMADYRRTLTLICHTDDRPRQENGVSVDPATEDEHGPVALVEWEPHPEDDARRDELARRATEVLREAGADHVHRADAAPILLHLQSSMAMGKVVDEGCEAYDVDRLFVADHSALANGVGGANPTHTGQALALRTAEAVADRYFGGVDDPIPEGS, via the coding sequence ATGCGCGAACGTACCACCGACGTCGTCGTGGTCGGCGCGGGCGGCGACGGGCCGGCGCTGGCGTGGCGGCTCGGCCAACTCGGCGTCGACGTGACGGTCCTGGAGGCCGGCCCGTTCTACGGCAACGAGCGGTGGGAGGCGCCGAACGACGCCCCTGGCGGCGAGTCCACGACGGATCCCTCGGACCTCTCCGGCGAGTTGCTCGACGAGCAGTTCACCTCGCGGGAGGGCGACATGAACGACCCCGTCTCCGGGAAGCTCCGGTGGGGGCCGGCCGACTCCGACCGGCCGCCCTGGCAGCGCACCGTTCCCCAGCAGGCGCTCATCTCGCAGCTGTCGGGCGTCGGCGGGACGACCCAGCACTACTACGCGAACCACCCGCGGGCGTTCGTCCCCTCGATCGACGAGCAGCCGCACTGGCCCATCGACTACGCCGACCTCGTCCCCTACTACCAGCACCTGGAGGACGCCCACCCCATTGAGCCGGCGCCGACGACGCCGAAGGGCGAGGCGTTCTTCGAGGGCGCTCGTCGTGCGGGCTACGACCTGAACGACGGCTACAACGTGACCGACGCTGGCTATCGCCCGTTCCCGAACGCCATCACCCAGCCGGACGAGCGCCTGCGGCGCGACGCCGAGGAGACCGAAGAAGACGAGCCCGTCGCGCAGGACGGGGGCACGACCGACCCCGACGGGTCCGACCCCGCCACGGGCGGTCGAGTGAACGAGCAGTACCGCTACCCCGACTTCGAGGGCGACACGCTCGCGATGCACGAACACCAGGGCGGCCCGCAGCCCCGCGGCGCGCCCGTCCGCGAGCGGGCCAAGCGCGCCTCGAACGTCTCCCTGGTCCCGCGGGCGCTGGACACCGGCAACGTCGAGATCCGGCCGAACGCCTTCGCGACCGAGGTGCTCACGGAAGGCGGCCCCGGCTCCGTCGAGGCGACCGGCGTCGAGTTCCGCGACACCTGGGCCGGGACGACCGAGCGCGTCTACGCCGATACCGTCGTGCTGGCGGCGGGCTGCGTCGAGACGCCGCGGCTGTGGCTCAACTCCGGACTGCCGGACAACGGCTGGGTCGGCCGGGGGCTCACCACCCACTGGTTCGACTTCGTCGCCGGCACCTTCGACCCCGAGACCCTGGAGGACCGCATCGGCCAGCCGGCCGTCGAGCCCCACCAGGGGCAGGCGGCGGGCTCCCGGCTGGACGTCCCCGGGACCGGCGGCATCGCCGTGAACACGTTCGCGCCCGGCATCACCGCGATGGCGATGTATGCCGCCGGCCAGGGGGACTTCCACTTCGACCGCGACACGGCCGGCGAGCCGTGGGACTCCGCGGGCCGCCTCGCCGGCCGTGACCTGAAGGAGCAGATGGCCGACTACCGCCGGACGCTGACGCTCATCTGCCACACCGACGACCGGCCGCGCCAGGAGAACGGCGTCTCGGTCGACCCCGCGACGGAGGACGAGCACGGCCCCGTCGCGCTCGTCGAGTGGGAACCGCATCCGGAGGACGACGCCCGCCGGGACGAACTGGCGCGTCGCGCGACCGAGGTGCTGCGGGAGGCCGGCGCCGACCACGTCCACCGCGCCGACGCCGCCCCCATCCTGCTGCACCTGCAGTCCTCGATGGCCATGGGGAAGGTCGTCGACGAGGGCTGCGAGGCCTACGACGTCGACCGGCTGTTCGTCGCCGACCACTCGGCGCTGGCCAACGGCGTCGGCGGCGCGAACCCGACGCACACCGGGCAGGCGCTGGCGCTGCGGACGGCCGAGGCGGTCGCCGACCGGTACTTCGGCGGCGTCGACGACCCCATTCCAGAGGGGTCGTAA